A stretch of Candidatus Bipolaricaulota bacterium DNA encodes these proteins:
- a CDS encoding co-chaperone GroES codes for MLKPLSDKLVIKPITKEETASGIIIPETVDKEKPEKGEVISVGPGRLLDNGQRVAMEVKVGDKVLFTKYSPQEIKVDGQELLVLSESDILAVIE; via the coding sequence ATGTTGAAACCATTATCAGACAAACTCGTCATCAAACCGATCACCAAGGAAGAAACTGCTTCCGGCATCATCATTCCCGAAACGGTTGATAAAGAAAAGCCGGAAAAAGGAGAAGTGATTTCCGTGGGTCCGGGCAGATTACTCGATAACGGGCAGCGCGTGGCCATGGAAGTGAAAGTCGGCGATAAAGTGCTGTTTACCAAATACAGTCCTCAAGAAATAAAGGTTGACGGTCAGGAATTGCTTGTCTTGTCCGAATCGGACATTCTGGCTGTCATTGAATAA
- a CDS encoding sulfite exporter TauE/SafE family protein, protein MENSLRIKIKGMHCSSCAIKIETELKSLDGVKEVSVDFSKNFAQIKFDDSKISKSSIIENIEKLDYRAQEVLIDNAKDDSSKKIKKLAWPLALIVGLFLAYLLISKLGFFELLSQLNEPRVSYWLIFVIGLLAGFHCVGMCGGLVVTYSAAMNKDGRDQKTKRLGHLSYNIGRLISYSVIGGILGGVGSFFGINPTFTGIVTIIAGLLMVVMGISLFTNFKILQKIQLRTPGFIAKYLFSQKKSEKPKGPFVIGLVNGFMPCGPLQAMQIYALASGSFWRGALSLALFAAGTIPIMFIFGNLISKIKGSQIAKLMKYSGLVVIMLGVMMFNRGLTNFGAGFGGIFQHNSSKTEYLVTGDVKEYQTVNMDLTYSGYSPNVLYIKKNIPVRWVINVKQISGCTNEILMPDYNIRKKLALGENVIEFTPQKTGEIKFSCSMQMVWGKFIITDQDSTKIDQNLYQKNVTPAGDSCSAESESCNSLIGAQ, encoded by the coding sequence ATGGAAAATTCACTTCGAATAAAAATCAAAGGCATGCATTGCTCGAGCTGCGCCATAAAAATAGAAACTGAATTAAAAAGTCTGGACGGTGTCAAAGAAGTGAGTGTGGACTTTTCAAAAAATTTCGCGCAGATAAAATTCGATGATTCTAAAATATCAAAAAGCTCCATTATAGAAAACATTGAAAAATTGGATTATCGAGCGCAAGAAGTTCTCATTGACAACGCCAAAGACGACTCGAGTAAAAAAATAAAAAAGCTGGCGTGGCCGCTGGCGCTGATTGTCGGACTTTTTCTGGCTTATCTGCTTATTTCAAAATTGGGGTTTTTCGAACTTTTGTCCCAACTGAACGAACCGCGCGTCAGTTACTGGCTCATTTTTGTCATCGGGCTTTTGGCCGGATTTCACTGCGTGGGCATGTGCGGCGGATTGGTGGTCACTTACAGCGCGGCCATGAACAAAGACGGCCGAGATCAGAAGACCAAGAGACTGGGACATTTAAGCTATAATATCGGCCGCCTGATTTCCTATTCGGTTATCGGCGGAATTTTGGGCGGTGTTGGTTCGTTTTTTGGCATCAATCCCACTTTTACGGGCATTGTCACCATTATCGCCGGACTATTGATGGTTGTCATGGGAATTTCGCTTTTTACCAATTTCAAAATTTTACAAAAAATTCAACTGCGAACGCCCGGGTTCATTGCCAAATATCTTTTCAGCCAAAAAAAATCCGAAAAACCCAAAGGGCCGTTTGTCATCGGACTTGTTAACGGCTTCATGCCTTGCGGGCCGCTCCAAGCCATGCAAATTTACGCCTTGGCTTCCGGCAGTTTTTGGCGCGGCGCCTTGTCCTTGGCGCTATTTGCGGCCGGCACCATTCCCATCATGTTCATTTTCGGAAATTTGATTTCAAAAATCAAAGGCTCTCAAATCGCCAAACTGATGAAATATTCCGGGTTGGTGGTTATAATGTTGGGAGTGATGATGTTCAATCGCGGCCTGACCAATTTCGGCGCGGGCTTTGGCGGGATTTTCCAACACAACTCCTCAAAAACCGAATATCTGGTGACCGGGGACGTCAAGGAATATCAAACCGTAAACATGGATCTGACCTACAGCGGATATTCACCCAATGTCTTGTATATCAAAAAAAATATCCCGGTCCGCTGGGTCATCAATGTAAAGCAAATCAGCGGATGCACAAATGAAATTCTCATGCCGGATTATAACATCAGAAAAAAACTGGCTTTGGGAGAAAACGTGATTGAATTTACGCCCCAAAAAACCGGAGAAATCAAATTCAGTTGCTCAATGCAAATGGTCTGGGGCAAATTCATTATCACCGATCAAGATTCGACGAAAATCGATCAAAACTTATATCAAAAAAATGTAACCCCTGCCGGTGACTCCTGTTCGGCTGAAAGTGAAAGCTGCAACAGCCTCATCGGCGCTCAATAA
- the groL gene encoding chaperonin GroEL (60 kDa chaperone family; promotes refolding of misfolded polypeptides especially under stressful conditions; forms two stacked rings of heptamers to form a barrel-shaped 14mer; ends can be capped by GroES; misfolded proteins enter the barrel where they are refolded when GroES binds) — protein MAKQIIFDEQARQALKRGVDKLANAVKVTLGPQGRNVVLDKGFGSPMISNDGVTIAKEIELKDRLENMGAELVKEVATKTNDVAGDGTTTATLLAQAIITEGLKNVAAGANPMEIKKGIDKGVNAVVAELKNISKPVGGQSEIEQVASISANDPEIGKLIAEAMHEVGNEGVITVEESQSFGIEKGEPVIGMQFDNGYISPYMITNPERMESSYEDAYILITDKKISNVEDIVPILEKLAQQGKKELVIIAEDVTDQAMATLVLNTISKNFKSLAIKAPGFGDRRKEMLADIAILTGGKVISEEVGLKLESIEIEMLGRARKVTSDKETTTIVEGQGDKALIEQRVNLIKKQIESTTSEFDKEKLQERLAKLSGGVAVLKVGAATETELKEKKLRIEDALAATKAAVAEGIVPGGGVALLRCKKALENMSSQGDQKIGLNILNKALEAPIKQIAENAGKDGAVIVEEVKKRSGNEGYNAAKDIFEDLVVAGIIDPTKVTRFALQNAASIASMILTTEAIVADEPDSGEDKHGHGMPGMGGMGMGGMM, from the coding sequence ATGGCTAAGCAAATCATATTCGACGAACAAGCGAGGCAAGCTTTGAAAAGAGGGGTCGATAAGCTGGCCAACGCGGTCAAAGTTACTTTGGGTCCTCAAGGCAGAAATGTCGTTTTGGACAAAGGTTTCGGATCTCCGATGATTTCCAATGACGGCGTGACCATTGCCAAAGAAATAGAATTAAAAGACAGGCTGGAAAACATGGGAGCGGAATTGGTGAAAGAAGTGGCCACCAAAACCAATGACGTGGCCGGCGACGGCACCACCACCGCCACTTTGCTGGCGCAAGCGATTATCACCGAAGGACTGAAGAACGTGGCCGCGGGCGCCAATCCCATGGAAATAAAAAAAGGCATTGATAAAGGCGTTAACGCCGTGGTCGCGGAATTGAAAAATATTTCAAAACCCGTGGGCGGACAATCGGAAATAGAACAAGTCGCTTCCATCTCGGCCAATGACCCGGAAATCGGCAAATTGATCGCCGAGGCCATGCACGAAGTGGGAAATGAAGGCGTTATCACCGTGGAAGAGTCGCAAAGCTTTGGCATTGAAAAAGGAGAACCCGTCATAGGCATGCAGTTCGACAACGGCTATATTTCTCCTTACATGATCACCAATCCGGAAAGAATGGAAAGCTCTTATGAAGACGCGTATATTTTAATCACGGATAAAAAAATCTCGAACGTGGAAGATATTGTGCCGATTTTGGAAAAATTGGCGCAGCAAGGCAAAAAAGAATTGGTCATCATCGCCGAAGACGTCACGGATCAAGCCATGGCCACGTTGGTTTTAAACACCATCAGCAAAAACTTCAAGTCATTGGCCATTAAAGCTCCGGGCTTTGGCGATAGAAGAAAAGAAATGCTCGCGGATATCGCCATTTTAACGGGCGGCAAAGTCATTTCCGAAGAAGTCGGATTGAAACTCGAAAGCATTGAAATCGAAATGCTCGGCCGAGCCAGAAAAGTCACCTCCGACAAGGAAACAACCACCATTGTCGAAGGACAAGGCGACAAAGCCCTGATCGAGCAACGAGTCAATTTGATCAAAAAACAAATCGAATCAACAACTTCTGAATTCGATAAAGAAAAACTGCAGGAAAGATTGGCCAAGCTGTCCGGCGGCGTCGCCGTTCTCAAAGTCGGCGCGGCCACTGAAACCGAACTCAAAGAAAAGAAGCTTCGAATCGAAGACGCCCTGGCGGCCACCAAAGCGGCCGTGGCCGAAGGCATTGTGCCCGGCGGCGGCGTGGCTTTGCTCCGCTGCAAAAAAGCCTTGGAAAACATGAGTTCGCAAGGAGATCAAAAAATCGGTTTAAACATTTTGAATAAAGCGCTGGAAGCTCCGATTAAACAAATCGCCGAGAACGCGGGCAAAGACGGCGCGGTCATCGTTGAAGAAGTCAAAAAGCGATCCGGCAATGAAGGCTATAACGCGGCCAAGGACATTTTCGAAGACTTGGTGGTCGCGGGCATCATTGATCCGACAAAAGTGACCCGCTTCGCTCTGCAAAACGCGGCGTCGATCGCTTCCATGATTTTAACCACCGAAGCCATTGTGGCCGACGAGCCTGACAGCGGAGAAGACAAGCACGGCCACGGCATGCCCGGTATGGGAGGCATGGGCATGGGCGGCATGATGTAA
- a CDS encoding metal-sensing transcriptional repressor, translated as MTPQKEKALINFKKAKTHIQKIIDMIENDKYCVDIMQQNLAVIGLLKSAHQLLMEGHLGSCFKDAMAAKNTSKQQSMITEILRVSKLLNK; from the coding sequence ATGACCCCTCAAAAAGAAAAAGCTTTGATTAACTTCAAAAAAGCCAAAACTCACATTCAAAAAATCATCGACATGATAGAAAATGACAAATACTGCGTTGATATCATGCAACAAAACTTGGCCGTGATCGGACTTTTAAAATCCGCCCATCAGCTTTTGATGGAAGGCCACTTGGGATCGTGTTTCAAAGACGCCATGGCCGCCAAAAACACTTCAAAACAACAATCCATGATCACTGAAATCTTGCGCGTCAGCAAACTTTTAAATAAATAA